A stretch of Pygocentrus nattereri isolate fPygNat1 chromosome 8, fPygNat1.pri, whole genome shotgun sequence DNA encodes these proteins:
- the LOC108416847 gene encoding troponin I, slow skeletal muscle-like — protein sequence MGDAPRKPKISSGRRLGLKIRMLNTAQEMLIFEKEEKKKERDCVLSERVPPLKFSGLSVRELQDLCRDLHHKIDVVDEERYDIGVKVAKNDKEIQDMSQKIFELKSKLKRPALKRVKISAEAMLSVLLGSRHKESFDFKANLKTVKKEEEKKEEVTDWRKNVEAMSGMEGRKKLFDAGGQ from the exons ATGGGTGATGC ACCG AGAAAACCCAAGATTTCCTCAGGTCGTCGGCTAGGCCTGAAG ATTAGGATGTTAAACACAGCCCAAGAGATGCTGATAtttgagaaggaggagaagaagaaagagagagactgcgTCCTGAGTGAAAGGGTTCCACCATTAAAGTTCTCAGGCCTGTCAGTCCGGGAGCTACAG GACCTTTGCAGGGATCTCCATCACAAGATTGATGTCGTTGATGAGGAGCGGTATGACATTGGAGTAAAGGTGGCAAAAAATGACAAGGAG ATACAAGACATGAGTCAGAAGATCTTTGAGCTGAAGAGCAAGCTGAAAAGGCCTGCGCTAAAGAGAGTGAAGATTTCGGCTGAGGCTATGCTCAGTGTCCTTCTGGGCTCCAGGCACAAAGAGTCCTTTGACTTCAAGGCCAATCTAAAAACAgtgaagaaagaggaagagaag AAAGAAGAGGTGACTGACTGGCGTAAGAACGTGGAGGCCATGTCTGGCATGGAGGGCAGGAAAAAGCTGTTCGATGCTGGTGGACAGTAA